In candidate division KSB1 bacterium, the sequence CCGCATCAGTTCGCCGAGGCGGCCGATGCGCACGGTTTCGTGACCCAGGTCCTGCAGCGTGCTTTCGATGGCGGCAATGGTCATTTCGCTGTCGAACTCGGCGGTCTCTTCCTCGCCGAAGCCCATATCGAGGTATTCCTGACGCAAATCGTAGGTGAGGCCGATGCGCACGTCAAGCCTCCGCGTCTGTGTCCGCTTTTTGTTGAGCGGTGTCGGGATAGTGGAAAAGGCGATCCTGATAATTGCGTAGGAGGATTTCGTCACCTTCGCGTCCGGCCATGTAATCGGGCAGCAGAGGGATTTTGCCGCCGCCGCCGGGAGCATCGATGACGTAATGCGGCACGGCGTAGCCGCTGGTAAAGCCGCGCAGGCCGCGGATGATTTCCAGTCCCTTGGCGACCGGGGTGCGGAAATGAGCGGTTCCCGGCACCGGATCGCATTGATAGAGATAATAGGGGCGCACGCGCAGCTTCATGAGGCCGCGATTGAGCGCCAGCATGGTGTCGACGGAATCGTTGATGCCTTTGAGCAGGACGGTCTGGCTGCCGAGCGGGATGCCGGCGTCCGCCAGACGACGGCAGGCCTCGGCGGTTTCCGGCGTCAGCTCTTCGGGATGGGTAAAATGGAGGCTCATCCACAGGGGATGGTAGCGGCGCAGCACGTTGATCAGCGAGGAGGTGATGCGCTGCGGCAGGACGGCCGGAATCTTGGTGCCGATACGCACGACTTCGACATGCGGAATGCGGCGGAGATGGTCGAGCAGCCAGTCGAGGCGGTTATCGGCAAGGGTCAGCGGGTCGCCCCCCGAGAGCAGCACGTCGCGCACCTCGGGATGAGCGGCGATGTAATCGAGAGCAGCCTGCCAGGCATGCATGAGGCTGCTGAACCGCTCGTGTTTTTTGCCGACCACTCGCGAGCGGGTGCAATATCGGCAATAGGTGGAACAAAAGTTGGTCACCAAAAAGAGAACTCGGTCAGGGTAGCGGTGGACGAGGTTCGGCAGCGGGGAGTCGT encodes:
- a CDS encoding KamA family radical SAM protein encodes the protein MENNIVCEESEQPPSTPSLYFATARTTTILKPLVPSAIEGEKKESIVPARTVNTIDQPYRSSFSLISEKTDEFRRRFYPQIDVRHWQSWRWQLRNRIVSAAQLERLLILTDDEREAIRRHQGPMPISITPYYASLLDPRDPAQPLRRSVVATLDEFRLTPGESFDPLGEEHDSPLPNLVHRYPDRVLFLVTNFCSTYCRYCTRSRVVGKKHERFSSLMHAWQAALDYIAAHPEVRDVLLSGGDPLTLADNRLDWLLDHLRRIPHVEVVRIGTKIPAVLPQRITSSLINVLRRYHPLWMSLHFTHPEELTPETAEACRRLADAGIPLGSQTVLLKGINDSVDTMLALNRGLMKLRVRPYYLYQCDPVPGTAHFRTPVAKGLEIIRGLRGFTSGYAVPHYVIDAPGGGGKIPLLPDYMAGREGDEILLRNYQDRLFHYPDTAQQKADTDAEA